A part of Larkinella insperata genomic DNA contains:
- a CDS encoding ABC transporter permease, giving the protein MRNFFQDRVYSLALTILVVGLVAALVFPDTFPTFGNFSQVMLNLSIDAIVAVGMMVLLIAGVFDLSVGSVVAFSGGLVAYLMHFHQVPVPLALLGGLAGAVLIGAINGYLIAYQGINPMIQTLAMMGIVRGGALMVSGSGIQNLPYWFNAISQSKLLGIQMPVWYMLLAVSVFTFLTRKTVFFRRYYYIGSNEKAATLSGIRVQRMKLIAFILSATLAGIAGILLASRLGAALSTSGRGLELRVITAVILGGASLSGGQGKIPGALLGAIFMGVVSNIMIIARVSGYWQEIILGLILISVVWVDMVLQKRN; this is encoded by the coding sequence ATGCGTAACTTCTTTCAGGACCGCGTTTACTCCCTGGCGTTGACCATTCTGGTGGTTGGCCTGGTGGCCGCGCTGGTTTTCCCGGATACGTTTCCGACGTTCGGGAATTTCAGCCAGGTGATGCTCAACCTTTCCATCGATGCCATTGTGGCCGTGGGCATGATGGTACTCCTGATTGCCGGGGTGTTCGACCTGTCGGTGGGCTCGGTGGTGGCCTTTTCGGGCGGTCTGGTGGCGTACCTGATGCATTTCCACCAGGTTCCGGTGCCCCTGGCGCTGCTGGGCGGCCTGGCCGGGGCGGTCCTGATTGGCGCCATCAATGGCTACCTGATTGCCTACCAGGGCATTAACCCCATGATTCAGACGCTGGCGATGATGGGCATTGTGCGCGGGGGGGCGTTGATGGTCAGCGGTTCGGGCATTCAGAATCTACCCTACTGGTTCAACGCCATCAGCCAGTCGAAACTGCTGGGGATTCAGATGCCGGTCTGGTACATGCTGCTGGCGGTTTCCGTTTTCACATTTTTGACCCGCAAAACCGTGTTTTTTCGCCGGTATTACTACATCGGCAGCAACGAGAAGGCAGCTACCCTGTCGGGAATCCGGGTGCAGCGGATGAAACTTATTGCGTTTATCCTGTCGGCTACACTGGCCGGAATCGCCGGTATTCTGCTGGCCTCCCGGCTGGGGGCCGCCCTTTCCACGTCGGGCCGGGGGCTGGAGTTGCGCGTCATTACGGCCGTGATTCTGGGCGGTGCCAGTTTGTCGGGCGGACAGGGCAAAATTCCCGGAGCCTTGCTGGGGGCCATTTTCATGGGAGTCGTCAGCAACATCATGATCATTGCCCGCGTCTCGGGCTACTGGCAGGAAATCATTCTGGGCCTGATTCTGATCAGCGTGGTGTGGGTGGACATGGTTTTACAGAAGCGTAACTAG
- a CDS encoding sugar phosphate isomerase/epimerase family protein, translating to MQLGVSSYTFGWAVGVPGHWPDHPLEEQGLLDKAVQAGVQLVQLGDNLPVHELSERRLQALRQRATRESIALELGARGLTPGHLHRYLRLCEHLNARLLRFVIDGPDYEPSVAEVVTVLKEAVPTFQKTGVTLGLENHDRLIAAEFATIVEQVGSERVGICLDSVNSMGAGEGLEQIVGTLAPYTVNLHLKDFGIQRLSHLMGFQIDGRPAGQGLLNIPWLLERIGQTGRCQTAILEQWVVPEASLDDTIAKENRWAAESLTYLRTLAGLEFSPNQATVLNHRTGK from the coding sequence ATGCAATTGGGAGTATCGTCGTACACCTTCGGTTGGGCCGTGGGCGTTCCCGGGCACTGGCCGGATCACCCGCTGGAGGAACAGGGATTGCTCGACAAAGCCGTTCAGGCGGGGGTGCAGCTGGTTCAGTTGGGCGATAATTTACCCGTCCACGAGCTGTCTGAACGTCGTTTGCAGGCGCTACGGCAACGCGCCACCCGGGAATCCATCGCGCTCGAACTGGGCGCGCGGGGCCTGACGCCCGGGCATCTGCATCGGTACCTGCGGCTGTGCGAACACCTGAACGCCCGGCTGCTCCGCTTCGTGATCGACGGCCCGGATTATGAACCCTCCGTGGCTGAAGTGGTGACCGTGCTGAAAGAAGCGGTCCCGACCTTCCAAAAAACCGGGGTCACCCTGGGGCTGGAAAACCACGACCGGCTGATAGCCGCCGAATTTGCCACCATTGTGGAGCAGGTTGGCAGCGAGCGGGTCGGTATTTGCCTGGATTCGGTCAATTCGATGGGCGCGGGCGAAGGGCTCGAACAAATCGTCGGAACGCTGGCCCCCTACACCGTGAACCTGCACCTGAAAGATTTTGGCATTCAACGGCTTTCCCACCTGATGGGCTTCCAGATCGACGGGCGACCCGCGGGGCAGGGCCTGCTGAACATTCCCTGGTTGCTGGAACGGATCGGGCAAACGGGCCGCTGCCAGACCGCCATTCTGGAGCAATGGGTGGTGCCGGAAGCCAGTCTGGACGATACCATCGCGAAAGAAAACCGCTGGGCCGCAGAAAGCCTGACCTATTTGCGGACGCTGGCCGGTCTGGAGTTCTCACCGAACCAGGCGACGGTTCTTAATCACCGGACTGGGAAGTAA
- a CDS encoding substrate-binding domain-containing protein, whose product MKKLLFLALLAWGCELPPRQGNTSTTQTPVSQAKVLSGPEEYVMVTTAVTMPMYVNHDQAAFKRWGQKMGVNVSILGPAEWDIPAQINTIEEVIGTRPTGLLINGTNPAIASVINKAVDAGIPTVVYDSDIPGSRRHAFLGTDWYQIGQMQGEEMVRLTGGKGKIAYMGILGLTNMEAGFQGLLDVIRKYPGLEVVGKYDDKANVEEAARITSDLLAAHPDLAGLCGFDSNSGPGMALAVKEAGKAGKVKITTVDWEPEHLQLVREGVIHMLAGQKRELFTWYGAQMLYDMVHQTNRLSSNDVQAQITNIPTVVNTGLLRITKENVAEFMH is encoded by the coding sequence ATGAAGAAATTACTGTTTTTAGCCCTCCTGGCCTGGGGGTGCGAACTACCACCCCGCCAGGGCAATACCAGCACTACCCAGACGCCCGTTAGCCAGGCCAAAGTCCTGTCCGGTCCGGAGGAATACGTCATGGTGACCACCGCCGTGACCATGCCGATGTACGTCAACCACGATCAGGCGGCTTTCAAACGCTGGGGGCAAAAAATGGGCGTCAACGTGTCGATTCTGGGTCCAGCCGAGTGGGATATTCCGGCCCAGATCAACACGATCGAAGAAGTGATCGGTACGCGGCCGACGGGCCTGCTCATCAACGGCACCAACCCGGCCATTGCCAGCGTGATCAACAAAGCCGTAGACGCCGGGATTCCAACCGTGGTTTATGATTCCGACATTCCGGGCTCCCGGCGCCATGCGTTTCTGGGCACCGACTGGTACCAGATCGGGCAGATGCAGGGCGAAGAAATGGTTCGGCTGACGGGCGGTAAAGGCAAAATCGCTTACATGGGTATTCTGGGACTGACCAACATGGAAGCCGGTTTTCAGGGCCTGCTGGACGTTATCAGGAAATACCCGGGACTGGAGGTGGTTGGGAAATACGACGACAAGGCGAACGTGGAAGAAGCCGCCCGCATCACGTCCGACCTGCTGGCGGCCCACCCCGATCTGGCGGGTTTGTGCGGTTTCGATTCCAATTCCGGGCCGGGCATGGCCCTGGCGGTAAAAGAAGCCGGGAAAGCCGGAAAAGTTAAGATTACAACCGTTGACTGGGAACCCGAACACCTCCAGCTCGTGCGGGAAGGCGTAATTCACATGCTAGCCGGCCAGAAACGGGAGCTTTTTACCTGGTACGGAGCCCAGATGCTCTACGACATGGTTCACCAGACGAACCGGCTTTCCTCAAACGACGTTCAGGCCCAAATTACCAACATTCCGACGGTGGTCAATACGGGTTTGCTGCGCATCACGAAAGAAAATGTGGCCGAGTTCATGCACTGA
- a CDS encoding phosphogluconate dehydrogenase C-terminal domain-containing protein has product MTKIALVGAGGKMGCRLTDNFLKCPEYDVSYLEVSPQGIENLRVRNVTVSQAEEAIATADVVILAVPDVRIGGISETLIPAMKSGALVLTLDPAAPLDGVIAHRDDLGYVIAHPCHPSVFNWEPTEQQFRDFYGGITAKQSIVVALMAGTEAHYQLGEKVAQDMYQPIDKTHRITLEQMAILEPAMVETLAQTCMEVVREGFDRIVELGVPEAAARDFVLGHLRIQIAVLFKEVNGTFSDAAYKISRRAKPILFREDWKSIFEMDDIRQQVKDITQR; this is encoded by the coding sequence ATGACCAAAATAGCTTTAGTGGGAGCCGGTGGCAAAATGGGCTGCCGTTTAACAGATAATTTTCTAAAGTGTCCGGAATATGACGTTTCCTACCTGGAGGTGAGTCCTCAGGGCATCGAAAACCTACGGGTGCGCAACGTCACCGTTAGCCAGGCCGAGGAAGCGATTGCCACGGCCGACGTGGTGATTCTGGCGGTGCCGGACGTGCGGATCGGCGGCATTTCGGAAACCCTTATTCCAGCCATGAAATCCGGCGCGCTGGTGCTGACCCTCGACCCGGCAGCTCCGCTCGACGGTGTAATTGCCCACCGCGACGATCTGGGCTACGTGATTGCCCATCCCTGCCACCCATCGGTTTTCAACTGGGAACCCACCGAGCAGCAATTCCGGGATTTTTACGGCGGCATTACGGCTAAACAATCCATCGTCGTGGCCCTGATGGCCGGTACCGAAGCGCACTACCAACTGGGCGAAAAAGTGGCGCAGGACATGTACCAGCCCATCGACAAAACGCACCGGATCACGCTCGAACAAATGGCCATTCTGGAACCGGCGATGGTGGAAACCCTGGCCCAGACGTGCATGGAAGTGGTCCGGGAGGGCTTCGACCGCATCGTCGAACTGGGGGTGCCGGAAGCCGCAGCCCGGGATTTTGTGCTCGGGCACCTGCGGATTCAGATTGCCGTGCTGTTCAAAGAGGTCAACGGAACATTTTCGGATGCGGCCTACAAAATCAGCCGCCGGGCCAAGCCGATTCTGTTCCGGGAAGACTGGAAAAGCATTTTTGAAATGGACGACATCCGCCAGCAGGTGAAAGACATTACCCAACGCTAA
- a CDS encoding sugar phosphate isomerase/epimerase family protein yields MKKLPLLLLLIGLIPYGMAQPGRKVRNDFFALHNAIRGDSTYKTFDQQVALVKGLGYDGLEINQLDSFEGMKAALDKHRFTGSYFYIQLDLDAPLDPRIEPDIRALKGTKTVVAPYIVSSQKRFKVPSAQADSLVMRQLRQMADWARQANVPIAIYPHLGFYVERTDHALRLAQAINQPNVGVTFNLCHWLATTPKADRSDWKQQLTALRPYLKMMTLSGANDVDASALNNGPNGVWNQYILPLGTGSFDTYELVRFAVQDLDFRGPIGVQCYAMKGDKPTNLRNAMAVWRHYKNRLENP; encoded by the coding sequence ATGAAAAAACTCCCGCTGCTGCTCCTGCTGATTGGACTGATCCCGTACGGTATGGCCCAACCGGGCCGAAAAGTCCGGAATGATTTCTTTGCGCTACACAACGCCATCCGGGGCGATTCGACCTATAAAACCTTCGATCAGCAGGTGGCGCTGGTTAAAGGCTTGGGGTACGACGGTCTGGAGATCAATCAACTGGATTCATTCGAAGGCATGAAGGCGGCCCTGGACAAACACCGCTTTACCGGCTCGTATTTCTACATTCAATTGGATCTGGATGCGCCCCTCGACCCGCGCATTGAACCCGACATCCGGGCGCTGAAAGGGACGAAAACCGTCGTGGCCCCGTACATCGTCAGCAGCCAGAAACGGTTCAAAGTGCCATCCGCGCAGGCCGATTCGCTGGTAATGCGGCAATTGCGGCAGATGGCTGACTGGGCCCGGCAGGCAAACGTACCGATAGCCATTTACCCGCACCTGGGCTTTTACGTCGAACGGACCGACCACGCCCTCCGGTTAGCGCAGGCCATTAACCAGCCCAACGTGGGGGTGACGTTTAATCTGTGCCACTGGCTGGCTACTACGCCCAAAGCCGACCGCTCGGACTGGAAACAACAGCTGACGGCGCTCCGGCCGTACCTGAAAATGATGACCCTGTCGGGGGCCAATGACGTGGATGCGTCGGCCCTGAACAACGGCCCGAACGGCGTCTGGAACCAGTACATTCTGCCCCTGGGAACCGGCAGTTTCGATACCTACGAACTGGTGCGGTTTGCGGTGCAGGACCTGGATTTTCGCGGACCGATTGGGGTGCAGTGCTACGCAATGAAAGGCGATAAGCCTACCAACCTGCGCAACGCCATGGCCGTTTGGCGACACTATAAAAACCGCCTGGAAAACCCCTAA
- a CDS encoding PAS domain S-box protein → MEKLLQVLFSASPQGVAFVEPLCNDQQEIRDFRYRMVNKAFSRVLRLTEKELTGQLVSSVLLATESHFLSRLTQVFKSEQPQQLTVDLQRKGQGSCLYVTLTPLDDQVMITIQDITEQKKTERKLQRRLEMESIISSISARLINMDAADLDAYLVEALGQVATFNGADRASIFNFSVDRRVGNCTHEWCAPGIASRKELLQNLPVDNQDWLHDQLATGRVLQLDSTKLPPQAVGEGALFNVLPMRSLMIFPLMQDEKTTSYIGFYAIRQSQSWDENDISLLQTFSSLVANVQKRLKQETAIRRINDRLTGLHTIDQALLSPRSAEHSPLLLALRHINALVPCERLTLFRINKATGLATAEYQIANGRTVLNPDLIFPIDYFLTLPTSGNQPAYLFDVGPNEPGILAGLHLYEQGFRSLLVMPLHSRHKCIGAFTMVSTRPDFFTEEYLNIAQEVASQLAIALYQQQLDEQLRSYTEELEQRVAARTRTITELSTLQQAILKHAGQAILSTDQDGVIRTANQACEKLIGYPADELIGRVTYVQPGPDENPVPCVSFQHPAAGNNAPNFFRAAMAGNGFFNTECVVVGKNGRKVPILLVTSTLQDEDGVVIGYVGIATDISALKAAEANLQQRNREFNTFFTGALDMHCISDTQGNLLKTNQAFRLALGYSEGELMAIPFLYLLHPDEQKFVFQNLLTPILYQPIRNQINRFRKKDGTYRTVEWNAIGIDNLVYGSARDITERQEAEAALRESEQRFREIADNVDEVFWIHSAEPFELLYINSAYERVFGIDPNRLTYGDMSFLDTILEEDRPMVLAEFTKYRQGQEVSVQCRVQGVFTEVRWLQIRTFVTKDCWGNPSRYIGIVNDISSQKETEFILKKSLHREQELNQLKSQFVATASHEFRTPLTAIQTSADLIQLYLEQPPETARPFIEDKLGVIHQQIQNVNSLLSDLLSIGKIEAGKIAFIPRYVDVLALCKQVVSNYFSHQPDGRFVQVSVEGPPHHALLDEKLIRHILTNLLSNAFKFSKENPLLVIRFEPNVLVIQVIDKGIGIPAGDLPGLFQTFFRARNTEAIQGTGLGLVIARQFVELHGGTLNVESEESKGTTFTIQLPIEKTE, encoded by the coding sequence ATGGAGAAACTGCTACAGGTTTTATTTAGTGCTTCCCCGCAGGGTGTAGCCTTTGTTGAACCTCTTTGCAATGATCAGCAGGAAATCCGTGATTTTCGGTACCGGATGGTTAACAAGGCTTTTTCCCGAGTTCTGCGCCTAACTGAAAAAGAGCTTACCGGTCAGCTTGTCAGTTCGGTGCTTCTGGCAACGGAAAGCCATTTTCTGTCGCGTTTAACCCAGGTATTCAAGTCCGAACAACCCCAGCAGCTCACCGTCGACCTCCAGCGGAAAGGCCAGGGCAGCTGTCTTTACGTGACCTTGACCCCCCTGGACGATCAGGTGATGATTACGATTCAGGACATCACCGAGCAAAAAAAAACCGAACGGAAACTGCAACGGCGGCTGGAAATGGAATCCATTATTTCATCCATTTCCGCCCGGCTGATCAACATGGATGCCGCCGACCTGGATGCCTACCTCGTGGAAGCGTTAGGCCAGGTGGCGACGTTTAACGGTGCCGACCGGGCCTCCATTTTCAATTTCTCGGTCGATCGGAGAGTTGGCAACTGCACCCACGAATGGTGTGCCCCCGGCATCGCGTCCCGAAAAGAACTGTTGCAAAACCTGCCGGTCGATAACCAGGACTGGCTACACGACCAGCTGGCCACCGGGCGCGTCTTACAGCTCGACAGCACCAAACTGCCTCCGCAGGCTGTTGGCGAAGGGGCTCTTTTCAATGTTCTTCCCATGCGTTCGTTGATGATTTTCCCGTTGATGCAAGACGAGAAAACGACGAGCTACATTGGTTTTTACGCCATCCGGCAATCCCAATCCTGGGACGAAAACGACATTTCGCTTCTGCAGACCTTTAGTTCCCTGGTGGCCAACGTGCAGAAGCGGCTCAAGCAGGAAACGGCCATCCGGCGGATCAACGACCGTTTAACGGGGTTGCACACCATCGATCAGGCCCTGCTCAGCCCCCGGTCGGCGGAACACTCTCCCCTGCTGCTGGCTTTGCGGCACATCAACGCGCTGGTCCCCTGCGAACGTTTGACCCTGTTTCGCATCAACAAGGCCACGGGTTTGGCCACCGCCGAATACCAGATCGCCAACGGCCGGACGGTATTGAACCCGGACCTGATTTTTCCGATCGATTACTTTCTTACCCTGCCAACCTCCGGGAACCAACCGGCGTATTTGTTCGACGTAGGACCTAACGAACCCGGTATTTTGGCCGGACTGCACCTGTACGAGCAGGGGTTTCGGTCGCTGCTGGTTATGCCGTTGCACAGTCGTCACAAGTGCATCGGTGCGTTTACGATGGTATCGACCAGGCCCGATTTCTTTACGGAAGAATACCTCAATATCGCCCAGGAAGTTGCCAGCCAGTTAGCCATCGCTCTGTATCAGCAACAGCTCGATGAGCAGCTCAGGAGTTATACGGAAGAACTCGAGCAACGGGTGGCGGCCCGCACCCGGACCATTACGGAATTATCGACGCTCCAGCAGGCCATCCTCAAGCACGCCGGTCAGGCCATTCTATCGACCGATCAGGACGGTGTAATCCGGACGGCCAATCAGGCTTGCGAAAAACTAATTGGGTACCCGGCCGACGAACTGATCGGGCGCGTAACGTACGTTCAGCCCGGCCCCGACGAGAACCCCGTTCCCTGCGTATCGTTTCAGCATCCGGCCGCCGGCAACAATGCGCCGAATTTCTTCCGGGCTGCGATGGCGGGCAACGGCTTTTTCAATACCGAGTGCGTGGTGGTGGGCAAAAATGGCCGCAAAGTCCCGATCCTGCTGGTAACCAGTACGCTGCAAGACGAAGACGGTGTTGTTATCGGGTACGTTGGGATTGCTACGGATATTTCCGCGCTGAAAGCTGCCGAAGCGAATTTGCAGCAAAGAAACCGGGAATTTAACACCTTTTTCACCGGGGCGCTGGATATGCACTGCATTTCGGACACGCAGGGCAATCTGCTGAAAACCAACCAGGCTTTTCGACTGGCGCTTGGGTATTCGGAAGGCGAGCTAATGGCGATTCCGTTTTTGTATCTGCTGCACCCCGACGAACAGAAATTTGTCTTCCAGAATCTGCTGACTCCTATTCTCTACCAACCCATTCGTAACCAGATTAACCGGTTTCGTAAAAAAGACGGCACGTACCGCACGGTAGAATGGAACGCCATCGGAATCGACAATCTGGTTTACGGGTCGGCCCGCGACATCACCGAACGGCAGGAGGCCGAAGCGGCTTTGCGGGAAAGCGAACAGCGGTTCCGCGAAATCGCCGACAACGTTGACGAGGTCTTCTGGATTCATTCCGCCGAGCCGTTTGAATTGTTATACATCAATTCGGCGTACGAGCGCGTCTTCGGGATTGACCCCAACCGGTTGACGTACGGCGATATGTCGTTCCTCGATACCATTCTGGAAGAAGACCGGCCGATGGTGCTGGCCGAATTCACGAAATACCGGCAGGGACAGGAGGTAAGTGTTCAGTGCCGGGTACAAGGGGTTTTTACGGAGGTGCGGTGGCTTCAGATCCGAACGTTCGTTACGAAAGATTGCTGGGGCAACCCATCGCGGTACATCGGCATCGTCAACGACATTTCCAGCCAGAAGGAAACGGAATTTATCCTGAAAAAGTCCCTGCATCGGGAGCAAGAACTCAACCAGCTCAAATCCCAGTTTGTCGCTACGGCTTCCCACGAATTCCGGACCCCGCTGACGGCCATTCAGACCAGTGCCGATTTAATTCAGTTGTATCTGGAACAGCCCCCCGAAACCGCCCGGCCCTTCATCGAAGACAAGCTAGGCGTCATTCACCAGCAGATTCAGAACGTCAACAGCCTGCTTTCGGACCTGCTCAGCATCGGTAAAATTGAAGCGGGCAAGATCGCTTTTATTCCCCGCTATGTGGACGTTCTGGCGCTCTGTAAACAGGTCGTCAGCAACTATTTTAGCCATCAGCCCGATGGGCGCTTCGTTCAGGTTTCGGTAGAAGGCCCCCCCCACCACGCTTTACTCGACGAAAAGCTGATCCGGCACATCCTGACCAACCTGCTGTCGAACGCCTTTAAATTTTCGAAGGAAAATCCGCTTCTGGTGATCCGGTTTGAACCGAACGTACTGGTCATTCAGGTCATCGACAAGGGAATTGGTATCCCTGCCGGCGATCTGCCGGGACTTTTCCAGACGTTTTTCCGAGCCCGCAATACCGAAGCCATTCAGGGCACGGGCCTGGGATTGGTCATCGCCCGGCAATTTGTGGAACTTCACGGCGGCACGCTGAACGTGGAGAGTGAAGAATCCAAAGGCACAACCTTTACCATTCAATTACCGATTGAGAAAACCGAATAA
- a CDS encoding sugar phosphate isomerase/epimerase family protein gives MNSCQFFAPHWGNTLPFDPFCQNVKAAGYDGVEMALPFEEAARSLILDTLAKYGLQWIGQYWQSLEADPDEHAQNYEMYLRHLCAARPLFINCQTGKDFFTFEQNKRLFDLADRIAAETGVKIVHETHRGKAFFAAHITREYLQQLPAVRLALDISHWCNVHESLLENQVEAVRLALSRTDHLHSRVGHPEGPQVNDPRAPEWAETLNAHLAWWDVVVAEHRQKGVPVTITTEFGPAPYMPLLPHTQMPIASQWEINVYMMNLLKDRYQNAEANSDLATGGPSRRG, from the coding sequence ATGAATAGCTGTCAATTTTTTGCCCCGCACTGGGGAAACACCCTGCCTTTCGACCCGTTTTGCCAGAACGTCAAAGCCGCGGGCTACGACGGCGTAGAGATGGCCCTGCCGTTTGAGGAAGCCGCCCGGTCGCTCATTCTCGATACCCTGGCGAAGTACGGTCTGCAGTGGATCGGGCAGTACTGGCAGTCGCTGGAAGCCGATCCGGACGAACACGCTCAGAACTACGAAATGTACCTGCGTCACTTGTGTGCCGCCCGCCCGCTGTTCATCAACTGCCAGACCGGCAAGGACTTTTTTACCTTTGAGCAGAACAAACGGCTGTTCGATTTAGCCGACCGGATTGCGGCCGAAACCGGCGTGAAAATTGTGCACGAAACCCACCGGGGCAAAGCCTTTTTTGCGGCCCACATCACGCGCGAATACCTTCAGCAACTACCTGCCGTTCGGTTGGCCCTCGACATTTCGCACTGGTGCAATGTCCACGAATCGCTGCTCGAAAATCAGGTTGAAGCCGTCCGGCTGGCCCTGAGCCGTACCGATCACCTTCACAGCCGGGTAGGGCACCCGGAAGGGCCCCAGGTCAACGACCCGCGCGCGCCGGAATGGGCCGAAACGCTCAATGCCCACCTGGCCTGGTGGGACGTAGTGGTGGCCGAACACCGGCAAAAAGGGGTTCCCGTAACCATCACGACGGAGTTCGGCCCGGCACCGTACATGCCTCTGCTGCCCCACACGCAGATGCCAATTGCCAGCCAGTGGGAGATTAACGTGTACATGATGAACCTGCTGAAAGATCGGTACCAAAACGCCGAAGCAAATTCCGATCTGGCCACGGGCGGGCCTTCCCGACGCGGGTGA
- a CDS encoding sugar ABC transporter ATP-binding protein: MLLQLQNISKYFPGVKALENVSLDVQAGEVHALCGENGAGKSTLMGVLTGNLTANRGNLIWKGEPVIIRGPAHATQLGIAIVYQQLSLVDSLPVAENIFANRPPRTALGFIDYRELYRQTEALLGTLDLNRLKADTRVADLSPGQKQMVEIAKALSQNPDLLILDEPTASITEQETQTLFRIIRQLTALGKAVIYISHRLSELFAIADRVSVLKDGTYQGTRPIREVTADELVKMMVGRELVQAAVSSSATDEVLLEAKAIRGTGFRDISFRLRKGEILGLAGLVGAGRTEIARGLFGAMPIQSGHILLNGRVVQIRHPADALRLGVGYIPEERKSEGLFPDRSVEENVVSVNLTAARQGRWYSDRQTAGLAERFKQQLRIAAFSTRQLVATLSGGNQQKVVLAKWLLADPRVLIIDEPTHGIDVGAKAEIYELLRSLAAAGKGILLISSELTELLALSDRILVIRQGQLAGELTRQEATEEAVMSLATNS; encoded by the coding sequence ATGCTACTACAACTCCAGAACATCAGCAAGTATTTCCCCGGTGTTAAGGCGCTGGAAAACGTTTCCCTGGATGTACAGGCGGGTGAAGTACACGCGTTGTGCGGAGAAAACGGCGCCGGAAAGAGCACCCTCATGGGCGTTCTGACGGGAAATCTAACCGCCAATCGCGGTAACCTGATCTGGAAGGGTGAACCCGTCATCATCCGCGGACCGGCCCACGCCACCCAACTGGGCATCGCCATTGTTTATCAGCAATTGAGCTTGGTGGACAGCCTGCCGGTGGCGGAAAACATTTTTGCCAACCGTCCACCCCGAACCGCCCTGGGCTTCATCGATTACCGGGAGCTGTACCGGCAAACGGAGGCACTCCTGGGCACGCTGGACCTCAACCGCCTGAAAGCCGATACGCGGGTGGCCGACCTGTCGCCGGGGCAAAAGCAGATGGTTGAAATTGCCAAGGCCCTGTCCCAAAACCCGGATTTGCTGATTCTCGACGAGCCGACGGCTTCGATCACCGAACAGGAAACGCAGACGCTGTTCCGGATAATTCGCCAGTTAACCGCCCTGGGGAAGGCCGTGATTTACATTTCCCACCGCCTGAGCGAACTATTTGCCATTGCCGACCGGGTGTCGGTGTTGAAAGACGGCACCTACCAGGGCACGCGGCCGATTCGGGAAGTGACCGCCGACGAACTGGTGAAAATGATGGTAGGGCGGGAACTCGTGCAGGCAGCAGTGTCGTCGTCGGCCACCGATGAGGTGTTGCTGGAGGCTAAAGCCATCCGCGGAACCGGTTTTCGGGACATCAGTTTCCGGCTGCGCAAAGGCGAAATACTCGGGCTGGCGGGACTGGTCGGGGCGGGTCGCACCGAAATTGCGCGCGGGCTGTTCGGCGCAATGCCGATTCAATCCGGCCATATCCTGCTCAACGGTCGGGTGGTTCAGATCAGGCACCCGGCCGACGCGCTGCGCCTGGGCGTGGGCTACATCCCGGAAGAACGCAAATCGGAAGGGCTGTTTCCCGATCGTTCCGTTGAAGAAAACGTCGTGTCGGTAAATCTGACGGCCGCCCGGCAGGGGCGGTGGTACAGCGACCGACAGACGGCCGGGCTGGCCGAACGGTTCAAGCAGCAACTGCGGATTGCGGCTTTTTCAACCCGTCAGCTGGTCGCTACGCTAAGTGGGGGCAATCAGCAGAAAGTGGTGCTGGCCAAGTGGTTGCTGGCCGATCCGCGGGTCCTGATCATTGACGAGCCTACCCACGGCATTGACGTTGGCGCCAAAGCCGAGATCTATGAACTGCTGCGGAGTCTGGCGGCTGCCGGCAAGGGCATTTTGCTCATTTCCAGCGAGCTGACGGAGTTGCTGGCTTTGTCGGACCGCATTCTCGTAATCCGCCAGGGCCAGCTTGCGGGCGAACTGACCCGGCAGGAGGCAACGGAGGAAGCGGTCATGTCGCTGGCAACAAACTCATAA